The genomic interval CAACAGAGAGAAGAGAGTCGTTATCGGCGAAAGCGTCTTCTACTTGTTCGAATTCGGAAGACGCAGTTTCCCCACCTGGAATGTCCCACGATGCGTACGCGCCGATATAGTCTACGACACAGCGGAACACTGGTTCCTCTGGCATCGTTGCACGTAGCTGTGGCTGTTCAACGTCTGTAATCGCTCGTTCAGTGGCGGCTTCAAGATCGTCGAGATCGTCCCACCGGCGTCGAGCGAGGTCATCGCGAATCTGGCGTTCCGATGCAGCTCGAACAGAGTCGAGCGTACACCATCGAACGGCCTCACGAACGTCGGGATCCTGGAGGTGATCGTTGGGGTCGATCCCTTCGGTGATCGACTGGGAACAGGACCAGAATCGCCGGTTCGTCACCCAGTACAGAGCGAGTTTCCACGTGGCAGCCTTGTCGGCGAACGACTCGCGTTCGTCATCGTCTGCGACGAAGGACTCGGTAGCGTCAAGAAGCGAGCCGAAGGTCGCGCTGAGGTACTTCCCGAGGTACGCGCCAGCTGTCGACTCCTTGTCGTGGCCGTCGTCGCCGAACTCGATCAGCTCGTGCGAGCGTGTCCGGTTGCGAACCCACTGTTCGCCGTGATCGTGGTCGCCGAAGCGGTACCAGTCGACAAATCCTTCGTCACTCTGGAACTCTGGTTCCAGGTCGTCGAGATTGTCGCGATAGGTCAGCGGGTACGCGTCGACGATCTCACCCTGTCCGTAGTCGGCCCACTTCGAGGCCAGCTCCGTCTTGTCGCAGAGCCAGGGCATTCCGTCGTCGCCGCGGGTGGGTACGTCGAAGAACAGGACGTGCAGGTGTGGATAGCCCTTCTCGGTGAACTCCAGGGCCTTGATGTAGTCCGGTCGGTCACGCGGTCGTCCGGTCACTTTGTTGTCGAGGCCGGGACGCCAGCCGAGTACGTCGGGATCACGAGTATCAGATTTCGTCGACGGATCTGAATCGAAGTAAGACAACAGGCGGTTGAAGTTCTCGTTGATCGAGTCGATCCCGTCGAGGAGGGAATCCTGGCGCTTCGGGTCGGTGGTCAGCGTCACCAGCACAGCGTTGTCAGCGTTGTCGTAGCCGTATTCGAGAGCATCGTTGAAGCGGGCGAACTGTTTGGAGATACGACCCTGGTCGTTGAACCGGGTCTTGTAGTCCTTCGTCATCCGCTTGGTCGTCTCGCCGCCGCAGCGGTCGACGAAGTGAACGTCGAAGAGCAGCCGGTAGTCTTTGATCCGGTTCAGGTAGGATGTAAAACCGTCTACGAGGAGTTCCTGGAGGTCGTCGTCCACGGAATCGACCTTGCTGAGGTAGTTGCGCAGAAATTGGCGGTCGTACGACTGGGCTTCGGATTGCCCGGTTGTTTGAGTAATGCCTTCTGTAATCAAGTCAAGAAGGCGCAGTGTGGGCGTGACCATCAGAACGCCCGAAGACCGTGATTTCCGCACGTAGGGGTCTTCAGGGGCTACGAGGTCGTCGACGAAGCGGTATGCAAACTGGTAGTCGGGATCTGAGCCGTCGACGCGCTCACAGGCGTCGGGCGAGACGCCCTTCACTGCGTACGAAACGACGTGCGAGAGTGGCGACCCCTCTGGATGGGCTGCTATGAACTTCACTATCCGAACGCGATCGTGATCGCGTTCTGTGAGTGTCCCGTCGATCAGCTGGCCGTATCCTGCAAGTCGCGCTCTTCCAAGAGGTCGGCCAGGACGGGAGTGTTACATCTATCGGCAAGGTCGAGGCCACTGAGGTGACCGGGCTCTTCGACCGCGCTCATTGAGAGCTGTCAAGAGTCGACGGAGCAGTGTTCGACCGCGACCGCTCGGCACCGGACCCACGTTCCGGGCCTTCGGCCGGGCTTTCGCGTTGGGATTGCCCCCGTCGCTCCGCTCGGGGGCGTGCGCTCTCTCGGTCGGTCGGACCCCCATGTGAGGGGGTCGCTCCCTCCGCTCGCTCGCTTGTGGCGGAGTTTCGGACAGTTTCAGGAACGTCCTCGAAGCAGGTACGACAGACATGGAGATCGGCGAAGTGTGAGTCGGTCCCGTTGATGCAGGGGTCGCCGCAGCCGTCACAGTGGTAGTGAGTGTAGGCGGACCACTGGGTCACGCAGACCACCCCGACCTACCAGATTTCTGACTATGAAAATCGGGCGTTTTGAGAAACGAGAAAACAGCCGCTACATGTCTGCTACCTTTAGAAAACTTGAAGATCGAGATGGGGTCGGAGGGATTTGAACCCCCGATCGGCTGATATCTCCGTCCTGTGCCTCGGAACTCCAGAGGGTCATCGTCGCGAACCGGTGATCAGCCGGCCGCTCAGTATATCAGCCCTTGGAGTTTCGTCCCAGGCACGTGGCCTCTGGAGTCAGCCGCCTTCCCGGACTAGGCCACGACCCCGCACTCCGGCGTATGCCGAGTTGCAGTAAAGGGGTTTCGGTTGTCGGGCGGCGATCAGTCCCGCTCGGTGTCGGACCAGTCACACTCCTGGCACTTGTAGCCGGTGACGAACGCCAGCGCGGAGGGCATGTAGCCGACCGTGACGACGTTCTCGCCACACTCCGGGCAGTCCATATCAGCGTCTTCGATCGGTTCTGCGTCCATCACGCTGTCGCCTTCGATGAGTTCGGCGAGGCTCTCGGGGGTCTGCATCCGGCCCTGGATCACGCGGTTGTCGGCCATGTTCGTTCGACGGGCCGGGACGCGCCTAAACCTTCCCACTCAGAGCCAGGGGGCCCGTTCGGTGTCCGGTTCGTAGTCGACCGCGGCGCCGTCGTCGGTTTGCTGGTCGGCGGCGACACCCTGGGACGCGCCGCCGTCGGAGAAGGCGGCGGTCAGGTCCACGTCGTCGGGGTGGTAGTCGGTGTGTCGCTCGCGGGCGTTGCCGGGGTCGAACGACAGCAGCGCGGTGACCGCGAGGACGCCCAGCGCTACGGGTGCGGTCGTCGGAAGGATACCCAGGACCGACAGCGAGAGGACGCCCAGCGCGACGGCGCTCCCGAAGCGGAACCGGTCGATGTCGACCGCGTTGCGCAGCCACGGGCTGGAGACGGCGACTGCCAGCGCGAAGCCGACGCCGATGCCGGCGGTCCCGGCGGCCCGGGCCAGCATCCAGGGGTCGACTGCCGTCACGAGCGTCGCGCCGGCAGGGTCGAACCCGGCCAGCAGGCCGAGTACGACGATGATCGCCGGGCGCGGGAGGAGTTCGCTGACCCGCGAACTGGCCGTCTGCGCGGCGATCGCCATGATGACGATGCCGGCGAACCGTTCGAGGACGCCCGTCCGGACGAGGCTGTCGATGGTCGGCGCGAGCGCGGCCTCGATCACGGCAAGCGGGATGAGCAGACTGCCGATCAGGAGGACAGTCGTGGCCTGCTCGCGTGGACCGCCGTCCATCTCGGCGAGGACGACCGCGACAGTCGCGGACCCTCCGAAGACCAGCAGGCCGACTTCGAGCATCCCCGTCCAGGTGGTGAGCGCACCGGCCAGGACGAGCACCGGGAAGATGCCGTCGATGAGCGGTAGCGCCATGACCGTTCCGAGCAGGCGGCCGCCACGGCCGACCCGCTGCTCGACGCGGAGTGCGACTGGGTGTCTGGAGCTACTCATCCTGGCTAACGCCCGGGTTCACCCGGTACCCGTCGGGAGGTTACCGCACTGGACGCGCACTGAGTGGCGGACCAGAGCTGTTTCCGGCTACCGAACCCTGTAAAGAATGTGTTGCCAGCTGCGGTCGAACTCGATTGCCGGACCGTGTTGGCGCCGAAGGATTCGGTAGCTCGCATATGTAACATTATCTTTCGTCAGAGTATAAACGTTGTGTGAGAAGCGGCCACACAGGTCGTGAAGCACAAGATAACCCGGGTATCGTGGACAGATGTCACAGATGAGCGGGTGTAAACCGCATGCCAGTTGTCCACAGAGGCGGGGCTGTCTCGCAACGTTTTTGCCCGGCCGTGGTGGACGGTTTACATGGCGAACGATTCCGAGCCCTTCTCCGAGAAACTCCGCGTTCCGGAGGCTCTCACATTCGACGACGTACTGTTGCGACCCAAAGAGTCTCGCGTCGAACCCGACGAGGCCGACACCGCGACCAGTGTCTCCCGCTCGGTCGAACTGAACGTTCCAGTTCTGACGGCTGCGATGGATACGGTCACCGAGAGCGACATGGCGATCGCCATGGCCCGGCAGGGCGGTCTGGGCGTCCTCCACCGGAACATGGACGCCGAGGAGATGGCCGACGAGATCGAGCGGGTCAAGCGGGCCGACGAACTGATCATCCGCGATGTCGTGACGGCCAGCCCGGAGCAGACCGTCCGGGAGGTCGACGAGATGATGGATCGGGAGGGCGTCTCCGGCGCGCCCGTCGTCGACGACGAGACCGGTGAGGTCCTGGGGATCATCTCCGGGACGGACATCCGGCCGTACCTCGAAGTCGGCGAGTCCGACGCCGTGACCGAAGCGATGACCGGCGAGGTCGTCACAGCCCCGGAAGATGTCTCGCCGCGGGACGCGCTGGAACTGATGTACGACCACAAGATCGAACGGGTCCCGATCGTCGACGAGGCGAACCGGCTGACCGGCCTCGTGACGATGAAAGGCGTCCTCCAGCGCCGCGAGTACGACGAGGCCGCACGCGACGAGGACGGCCACCTCCGGGTCGGCGCCGCCGTCGGCCCGTTCGAGCTGGACCGTGCACAGGCAGCAGACGACGCTGGCGCGGATATCCTCTTCATCGACTGCGCTCACGCGCACAACGCCAACGTCATCGACAGCGCCCGCGAGATCAAGGCCGAAGTCGGGGCCGACGTGGTCGTCGGCAACATCGGCACCCGCGAGGCGGCCGAGGCGGTCGTCGACTTCGCCGACGGCGTCAAGGTGGGCATCGGGCCGGGCTCGATCTGTACGACCCGCGTGGTCACCGGCGCCGGGATGCCCCAGATCACCGCCGTCGCACAGGTCGCTGACGTGGCCAGCCAGCACGACGTGCCGGTCATCGCCGACGGTGGCATCCGGTACTCCGGGGACGCGATCAAGGCCATCGCCGCCGGTGCCGACGCGGTCATGCTCGGATCGTACTTCGCCGGGACGGACGAGGCACCGGGCCGCGTCATCACGATGAACGGCAAGAAGTACAAGCAGTACCGCGGGATGGGCAGCGTCGGCGCGATGAACGAGGGCGGCGGCGAACGCTACCTCAAGGAGGACGAAGAAGACGAGGACTACGTCCCCGAAGGCGTCGAGGCGGCGACCCCCTACAAGGGCTCGCTCGAATCCGAACTCCACCAGCTCGTCGGCGGGATGCAGTCCGGGATGGGCTACGTCGGCGCAGAGACGATTCCGGAGTTCAAGACACGGGCCGAGTTCGTCCGTGTCTCGGCGGCCGGCCAGCAGGAGAGCCACCCGCACGACGTGATGATCACGGACGAGGCACCGAACTACAGTCCCGACAGCTGATCGGCGCTGTCGAGACGTTCAGAAACCGCGTCGAGACTGCTTCGACCGCTTTTCAGTACCCTTCGCCAGCCGTCTGACAGGCCGGACTACAGTAGCCGGTGTCTGCCGCCCGGGCGCTCGGGTGCGCGGCGAACGATTCCCCACAGTTCGGACAGTCGTAGTGGTCGAAGTCGGACATGACACCAGCGACGTAGCACCCGTACGCCGAAAATCGTTGTGGCGTCGGTCGGAAGATACTCCAGCCCCAGCGCCGAACAGGCCCCTGTGACCTCCTACACCCTCCACGTCGGCGACGACGAGGCACTGGGCGACAGCGCCAGAACCGTCCGACGGACGGTCTTCATCGAGGAACAGGGCGTCTCCGAAGCCGAAGAGATGGACGACAAGGACGGCGAGGCGACACATCTCGTGCTCGCCGATCAGGACGAACCAGTCGCAACGGCCCGGTACCGACTCGTCGACGACGAGACGGTCAAGATCGAGCGTGTCGCGGTCCTCGCCTCCCACCGCGGGACCGGACTGGGAGCACGGATCATGGAGGCGGCCGAATCGGCCGCCAGCGAGGACGGCGCTACCGAAGCCGTCCTCCACGGCCAGCGCCGTGTCGAGGGGTTCTACGCCGAGTTGGGCTACGAGTCCGTCGGCGACGAGTTCGAGGAGGCGGGCATCCCACACGTCGAGATGCGAAAGGACCTGACCTGAGCTACTCACGGACGAGCAAGTACACCACGACGACGCCGACGCCCGGGATCAGACCGACGAAGAACCCGAGCGCCGTCAGCACCGCCCAGAGCGCCGCGTTGTCGTTTCCGCGGCTCTGTGCGTCCCGATACACCCAGTACGTCGCGCCGATGAGGATCGCCAGCCCGACGATGGAGATGACCAGGAACAGCAACAGTACGATGATCTCTGTACCGCCCGGCATCTGCAACAGAGGGAGGGCCATACGTACACAACCTCCCGTGAGTTGTAAATCTCTTCGGGTGCGGGACGGGAGACCAGGCCACACGGGGCGCCCGCATACCGTTCACCGGACCTGGCTGGAAGGGAACCACTGTCGGACGTGCTCGTTTCACTGCACACGCATCGCTGCTTCGAATCCCTTCTCACAGCGATAGCTGCTCACGATCGGTTCGCAGCAAAAGCGGGCCGGAAGGGATTTGAACCGTGTGGAGACGGTCGCCCTCACTCCGTTCGGACGCTGCGACTCTCCGGGTTCAAGTCCCTTCCTCGACGTAGATTCGACTCCTCACGTCCGTTCGTCGTCAGAATACAACGGGCCGGAAGGGATTTGAACCCTCGACCGACGGCTTAAGAGGCCGTCGCTCTGCCAGACTGAGCTACCGGCCCAGTACAACTGATTCTGTGGGCGGCCTGCTCAAATAGGTTTTCATTCGCGGGGCTCGTGTCTGGCGTTCCCACGGTACTGTGGGCCCTCCGAGGGGACGAATGGACGTGATTAAAGGGGCTGGCCGCCAAGCGATACAGACACTTATGAGTGCAGCCAGCGGCATCACGATGGCCTCCATGTCCACGTACGCTATCTTGGGGTGTGGGAGCGTGGGGCATGCAGTGGCCGAAGAACTCGTCAACGAGGGCAAAGACGTGCTCATCCTCGATGCCGACGACGGTCGCGTGGAGGCGCTGCGCGACCAGGATCTCAACGCACAGCAGGCAGATATCGTCGAGGAAGATGTCGTCGGGATGGTCAGCGACCGGGATGTCGTCCTCATCATGTCGCCGGATGTCACCGCGAACGCAAAGGCGGTCGAGAACATCCGAGCCGCCGACGGCGACCAGTTCATCGTCGCGCGGGCCGACGATCCGGTCTCGGCCGACGAGCTGACGGAACTGGGTGCCGACGTAGTCATCAACCCGTCGGCGGTCATCGCGGACTCGGCGCTTCGGGCGCTCGAAACCGGCGAACTGGAGTACAAGGCGACACAGCTTGGCGATGTCATCGACGGGACCGAAGAGCGGATGGCGATCCTCATCCACCGCTCGCCGGACCCGGACTCGATCGCCTCCGCGGCGGCGCTTCGGGCCATCGCCGCGAGTCGTGACATCGATGCGGATATCATCTACGAGGGCGAGATCGGTCACCAGGAGAACCGCGCGTTCGTCAACCTGCTGGGCATCGATCTGGAGTCACAGGACTCGGTCGACCTCGACGACTACGACACGCTCGCGCTGGTCGATGTCGCGAAGGGCGGCGAGCCCATCGTCGAGTCGGTCGACATCGTGATCGACCACTACGAACACGAACACGAGTACGAACACGACGCCGCGTTCTCGGACATCCGACCGAACGTCTCCGCGACCTCGACGATCCTCACCAAGTACATCCAGGAACTGGACCTCACGCTGGATCAGACCGTCGCGACGGCGCTGCTCTACGGGATTCGAGCCGAGACGCTGGATTTCAAGCGGGACACGACGCCTGCCGATCTGACCGCCGCGGCGTATCTCTACCCGTTCGCCGACCACGACACGCTCGAACAGGTCGAGTCGCCGTCGATGTCACCGGAGACGCTCGATGTCCTGGCCGAGGCGATCCGGAACCGGGAGGTCCAGGGGAGCCACCTCGTCTCGAATGCCGGGTTCATCCGGGACCGTGACGCGCTCGCGCAGGCGGCCCAGCACCTCCTGAACCTCGAAGGGATCACGACGACAGCGGTGTTTGCCATCGCCGACGACACGATCTACTTGGCCGCACGCTCCAAGGACATCCGCATGAACATCGGGAAGGTGCTCTCGGACGCCTTCGGCGGGATGGGTGAGACAGCGGGTCACTCCACCGACGCCAGCGTCGAGATCCCGCTCGGGATCTTCACCGGGCTGGAGACCAACGACGACAACCGGGACACGCTGCTGGAACTGACAGAAGAGGCAGTCAAACGGAAGCTGTTCGAGGCGATGGGTGTCGACAGTTCGAGCAGCGAAGGCGGGAACGGGAACTAGGCTGCGACTTCTTCACTGTCGCTGTCGGAGTCGGCCGCCTGAAGCCGCTCGACGACATCGTTGACGATGACCACGTCGCCGACCGCCTGAACCCAGCGGTACGGGATGATGACACCGCGGGAACTTCGGGCCTGTTCGCCGAACAGTTCGGTGTTGAGCTGGTGGAGTGCCAGGCCCGTCACCGACTGGCGGTCCAGATCGAGACGGATGTCCTCGACTTCGCCGACGAACACACCGTTTTTCGAGTAGACTTCCCGCCCGACGAGCGTCGTGATCTCCTGTGGTACAGTCTCCGGGTCCATACGCAGGGACTTGTCCGGCCACCCCTTAAATGTTCTTTGCGGCGCCGGGAGCGTGGCAGACGGCCGTCGGACGCCTGAACGACGGGAGTCACCCGGTGGCAGTGATATCGCGGTGGACAGCAGCGTCCGCCAGAGCGGAATAGGCCCCGGCGGCCGCGTCCGTGAGGTCGTACGTGTCGTGGTAGTCGTCGGGGTCGCGCCCGCGACCGCTCGCCAGTCCGACCACGCGGGCGATGGTCTCGTAGTTGTCCCGGACCAGCGACCCGACGATTCCGGGCATCCCGGCTCGGTCAGCCAGTTCCTCCGCGGCGGCCCGGTCGGCGTACACCGTGCCCTCGTCGGTGTCGACCAGGACCATCGCGAACGGCGTCGCCCCGAACTGGGCGTCGAGAAAGCGCTGTGCCGGCTCGTCGTACCACGAGATCGCCCCCACGTCGTCGAGTTCTTCCAGGGCGCGCGCGGCCACGGAACAGTACGGGCATTCGCCGTCGTAGATCAGCACGGAAGCGAACGATGCCATAGCCGGCCGTAGGGACTCGACCGGCATAGGTCCGTCTCTCGCGCGGGTACCCACGCGCTTTTCCTCGTCGGGGCCGTACGGATGTCCGATGCGGGAGCTCTCGGCCTCGGTCGACATCCCAGTCCCACCGGAGACTGTCTGGAACGTCCTGACCGATGTCGAGGCGTATCCCCGATGGAACACGCTGTTGCGGATCGAGGGGGAACTCGCTCCGGGAGCGACGGTCGACGCACGGCTCTCGGTCCCCGGCCTCCCGACAGTGTCGTTCAGTCCGGAGATTCTGGCGGTCGACCCCGGACGCGAACTGCGCTGGCGCTCCGGACTACTGGGTGTCACCGCCGAGCACGCGTTCCTGCTGGAACCGCTCGATGGCGGGACCGGAACGCGGTTTACGCAGTACGAAGAGATCAGCGGTCCCCTCACCGCCCGAGTGGTCGATCGGCTGGCGAGACGGCTCCGCCGCGGATTCGAACAGATGAACGTCGGACTCAGGCGGCACGCGATCGCCGTCGCCGACACGTAGCGCCAGGCGTCAGCGGAGGTCGAGCTCGGTGTCGGTACACCGCCGCAGTCGGGCGTACGTCGAGTCGTCGACCGCGTCACGGACCAGCCCGTACACGCCACACAGCCCGTGTTCCCGGGCCTGTGTCGTCGTGTGATCGAGGAACCGGGCGACGCGCGCTTCGTCGGCGTACAGCAGGAACACGTTGAGGCTGTCGAACACGACCCACCCCAGCCCGTCGTCGAGGGCCTCGAACGCCCGTGACAGCCGCATACTCAGCCCGGTCAGGTCGTCGGGAACGAGCGGATCACAGACCCACATCGCACCGTCGTAGTCGGTCTCGGAGCCGGAGATCGGAACCTGGGCGACAGCGGAAAGCTCCGCACCGGCGGTCGAAAGCGTCTCTGCGATCTCGCTGGGTGCCGACGCCGAGACCACCAAGAGGTTGTCGTACGCGACGGGCGGGAGTTCACTGATCGGCGACTGCATGGTCGACACGGAGACCAGTGCTTGCGTGCCGCGATCGAGCCGTAAACCCCTCCCGATGCAGCGTGGATGTCGTCGTTACTGCTCACCGTCCGTTCCCCTCACGTCGTCCGGTTCCCACCCGGTTATCCCCACCCATCGATGGCATTGAACTGTCCTTGGGAGCAACCTCCATGTGTCGGGTTATATCTCTTTCGCCACCGCAAGGCTCATCGTGTCCGTGTGTAATGGTCACGCATGCCGTCGTTGGTGGTTCACTACGCGTTCGTCGGGCTCCTGGCCGCGACACTGCTGGGCGCGGCGTTCGACAGGCGCTCGTTGTTGCTCGCGCTGGCCGTGGTCACGTTCCCCGATATCGACTCGTTCATCGCACTGTTCTCGGAGGTCGGTCACCGGGCGGCACTGACGAACCTCGTCATCCCCGCGATGCTGGCCGCTCTCCTCGTGATCGACCTACACGTCCGGGAAGAATCGCTGATCCGAGCCCGCTGGGGCCTACGGGGTCAGAGTGGCGTGGTTCTGTGTGTTCGTCTACGCGGTCGGACACGTCCTGTTCGACGCTGTCAGCGGTGGCGCGAACCTCCTCTGGCCGATCCACGACCAGTTCTATCAGTTCAGGGGACGGCTCGAACTGTCTACCCAGCGGGGGATCGTCCAGACCTTCGTCGAGACGGGCACGAGCGGGGGGTCCGGTGGGGGAAGCGGCGGTTCCGGTGGCGGCGGGCTGCCGACGCCCAACGCGATGGGGAACAGCAGCGAGATCCAGATGGACACTGCGGTCGATCCGGACCCGTCGGGGACGGCGGACGGTCCCGTCGACCGGATCTTCCCGGTCGCACGCGGGGGCTGGCAACTGTACCTCCTCGTCGTAGGGACGCTCGCGACCGCCTCCCGGTTCCTCGTCGGACACGACCTCCCCGAGGAGTGACTGCGGTTTCGGACCCTTCATGTGGGTCCTGGGCGAGTACGCATCTATGGGCTTTGAGGTATCTCGACGACTCAGTGCCGCCGACACGGTGACGCTCGTCAACGCCGTCGTCGGATTCGTCGCCGGCGCCGTCGCGTTCACCGACCTCCATCTCGCAGCACGACTGCTCTTGCTCTCGGTGATCACGGATGCGCTCGACGGGATCGTCGCCAGGGGAAGCCAGGGGTCGGCGGTCGGCCCGCTGCTCGACTCGATCACCGACGTTGTCTCGTTCGGTGCCACGCCGAGCCTCTTCGTCTACGTCCTCCTCACCCGATACTTCGGGGACATTACCGAAACCGGGATCGCGGTGGGTCTCGCGATCACGCTCGTCGCATCCGCGTACGTGGTGTTCTCCATCGTCAGGACGGCCTTCTACGAGACGTACATCGACAGCGCGGACGGGCGGCCGGGGATGCCCAACTCGCTCGGTGCGATCGTTCTCTCGACGGCGTACCTCGGCGGGGTCCGACAGCCGGTCGTCTTGGCCGGCGCGATGCTCGTCTTCTCGGTCGCCATGATCGCGCCCTTCGACTACCCCAAACCCGGCCCGAGACACGTCACGCCGGTCGGCGTGGTGCTCGCGATGGCCGTGCTCGTTCCCGACGCGCTCTATCGCTTCGGGCCACGAGCGGTGTTGGTGATCGCCCTCCTGTTTTTCCTCGCCGGCCCGCGGTACTACTGGGCAGATTGACGCCGAGTCGGGCCCGCCGGTTCCTGCTTGCCTCTCCGCTGCCACCACACTCATACTGGTCGCAAGCGTAGTGTGAACCGCAATCAATCGCTTGTTTTCGAATCGCCGCACGTGGGGGGAAGAACTGGCGAAAGATTTATATAGTTATCAAACTTACCTTTGGTTAGGATGAATACAGAACAGCAGCTATTCGACGAGACGCCCCTCCGCCGGTTCGAGTACGACGACAGTGTCGTGCTCGCGGCGGACGTGGGTGCTGTCGGCGACGCTTCGGTCGACGTGGTCGACGGCACTGTCATCGTCGTTGCCGGTGACGAGCAACGTGAGTTGGAGGTGCCCGACGAGGACGCACGAGCGTTTATCAACCACGGCATCCTCACTATCGAACTGTCACCCAGCGAGGAGGACAACTGATGAAACTCACCGTCAAACCCCTGAAACAGAAGGACGCGGGCCGCGGACTCGCGGCGATCGACCGAGCCGCGATGGCCGAGATGGAGCTAGAGAACGGCGACTACATCGTCCTCAGCGGACAGCAGAACAACCGCGCGGTCGCGCGAGTGTGGCCAGGCTACCCCGAGGACGAAGGTAACGGGATCGTCCGGATCGACGGCCAGCTTCGTCAGGAGGCCGGCGTCGGGATCGACGACGGCGTGACCGTCGAGAAGGCCGACGTACAGCCCGCAACCAGCGTCACCGTGGCGCTGCCTCAGAACCTCCGGGTCCGTGGCAACGTCGCCCCGATGATCCGGAACAACCTCAGCGGGCAGGCCGTCACGCAGGGCCAGACGGTCCCCGTGAGCTTCGGTCTCGGGCCGCTCTCCTCGATGTCCGGCCAGAAGATCCCGCTGAAGATCGCCGAGACCGAACCCGCGGGGACGGTCGTCGTCACCGACTCCACCGAGATCCAGGTCAGCGAGAAGCCCGCCGAGCAGATCCGCGGCGCCGAGGGCGAGGCCGGTCGCGAGACCCCGGACGTGACCTACGAGGACATCGGTGGCCTCGACGACGAACTCGAACAGGTCCGGGAGATGATCGAACTGCCGATGCGCCACCCCGAACTGTTCCAGCAGCTCGGCATCGAGCCGCCGAAGGGCGTCCTCCTGCACGGCCCGCCGGGCACCGGGAAGACCCTGATGGCGAAAGCCGTCGCCAACGAGATCGACGCGTACTTCACGACCATCTCCGGCCCGGAGATCATGTCGAAGTACTACGGCGAGAGCGAGGAACAGCTCCGTGAGGTCTTCGAGGAGGCCGAGGAGAACTCGCCGGCGATCGTCTTCATCGACGAGATCGACTCCATC from Haloarcula pelagica carries:
- a CDS encoding DUF5795 family protein is translated as MADNRVIQGRMQTPESLAELIEGDSVMDAEPIEDADMDCPECGENVVTVGYMPSALAFVTGYKCQECDWSDTERD
- a CDS encoding DUF5794 domain-containing protein translates to MSSSRHPVALRVEQRVGRGGRLLGTVMALPLIDGIFPVLVLAGALTTWTGMLEVGLLVFGGSATVAVVLAEMDGGPREQATTVLLIGSLLIPLAVIEAALAPTIDSLVRTGVLERFAGIVIMAIAAQTASSRVSELLPRPAIIVVLGLLAGFDPAGATLVTAVDPWMLARAAGTAGIGVGFALAVAVSSPWLRNAVDIDRFRFGSAVALGVLSLSVLGILPTTAPVALGVLAVTALLSFDPGNARERHTDYHPDDVDLTAAFSDGGASQGVAADQQTDDGAAVDYEPDTERAPWL
- the guaB gene encoding IMP dehydrogenase; protein product: MANDSEPFSEKLRVPEALTFDDVLLRPKESRVEPDEADTATSVSRSVELNVPVLTAAMDTVTESDMAIAMARQGGLGVLHRNMDAEEMADEIERVKRADELIIRDVVTASPEQTVREVDEMMDREGVSGAPVVDDETGEVLGIISGTDIRPYLEVGESDAVTEAMTGEVVTAPEDVSPRDALELMYDHKIERVPIVDEANRLTGLVTMKGVLQRREYDEAARDEDGHLRVGAAVGPFELDRAQAADDAGADILFIDCAHAHNANVIDSAREIKAEVGADVVVGNIGTREAAEAVVDFADGVKVGIGPGSICTTRVVTGAGMPQITAVAQVADVASQHDVPVIADGGIRYSGDAIKAIAAGADAVMLGSYFAGTDEAPGRVITMNGKKYKQYRGMGSVGAMNEGGGERYLKEDEEDEDYVPEGVEAATPYKGSLESELHQLVGGMQSGMGYVGAETIPEFKTRAEFVRVSAAGQQESHPHDVMITDEAPNYSPDS
- a CDS encoding GNAT family N-acetyltransferase, whose amino-acid sequence is MTSYTLHVGDDEALGDSARTVRRTVFIEEQGVSEAEEMDDKDGEATHLVLADQDEPVATARYRLVDDETVKIERVAVLASHRGTGLGARIMEAAESAASEDGATEAVLHGQRRVEGFYAELGYESVGDEFEEAGIPHVEMRKDLT
- a CDS encoding DHH family phosphoesterase, which produces MSAASGITMASMSTYAILGCGSVGHAVAEELVNEGKDVLILDADDGRVEALRDQDLNAQQADIVEEDVVGMVSDRDVVLIMSPDVTANAKAVENIRAADGDQFIVARADDPVSADELTELGADVVINPSAVIADSALRALETGELEYKATQLGDVIDGTEERMAILIHRSPDPDSIASAAALRAIAASRDIDADIIYEGEIGHQENRAFVNLLGIDLESQDSVDLDDYDTLALVDVAKGGEPIVESVDIVIDHYEHEHEYEHDAAFSDIRPNVSATSTILTKYIQELDLTLDQTVATALLYGIRAETLDFKRDTTPADLTAAAYLYPFADHDTLEQVESPSMSPETLDVLAEAIRNREVQGSHLVSNAGFIRDRDALAQAAQHLLNLEGITTTAVFAIADDTIYLAARSKDIRMNIGKVLSDAFGGMGETAGHSTDASVEIPLGIFTGLETNDDNRDTLLELTEEAVKRKLFEAMGVDSSSSEGGNGN
- a CDS encoding PRC-barrel domain-containing protein; this translates as MDPETVPQEITTLVGREVYSKNGVFVGEVEDIRLDLDRQSVTGLALHQLNTELFGEQARSSRGVIIPYRWVQAVGDVVIVNDVVERLQAADSDSDSEEVAA
- a CDS encoding DCC1-like thiol-disulfide oxidoreductase family protein; its protein translation is MASFASVLIYDGECPYCSVAARALEELDDVGAISWYDEPAQRFLDAQFGATPFAMVLVDTDEGTVYADRAAAEELADRAGMPGIVGSLVRDNYETIARVVGLASGRGRDPDDYHDTYDLTDAAAGAYSALADAAVHRDITATG
- a CDS encoding SRPBCC domain-containing protein, producing the protein MRELSASVDIPVPPETVWNVLTDVEAYPRWNTLLRIEGELAPGATVDARLSVPGLPTVSFSPEILAVDPGRELRWRSGLLGVTAEHAFLLEPLDGGTGTRFTQYEEISGPLTARVVDRLARRLRRGFEQMNVGLRRHAIAVADT
- a CDS encoding DUF7504 family protein — its product is MQSPISELPPVAYDNLLVVSASAPSEIAETLSTAGAELSAVAQVPISGSETDYDGAMWVCDPLVPDDLTGLSMRLSRAFEALDDGLGWVVFDSLNVFLLYADEARVARFLDHTTTQAREHGLCGVYGLVRDAVDDSTYARLRRCTDTELDLR